The proteins below are encoded in one region of Leptotrichia sp. oral taxon 218:
- the grpE gene encoding nucleotide exchange factor GrpE: protein MVKTEQRETETKSEAKNDENSEKMFEEIKALNEKIANLNNMFLKKIQSMEFEKNVVNDLHKELQGYKDDLYFKLIKPTLMDLIDMKNSFKRGIENFSQKTEAEKINFLETFIFEIDTILEKNDIEIYETDITNEQNFNVKKQKIIEKIETDKKENHGKVFKVKSNGYIYKGKVISPEKVEVYVYNEKAKEELKGE, encoded by the coding sequence ATTGTAAAAACTGAGCAGAGAGAAACAGAGACAAAATCAGAAGCGAAAAATGATGAAAATTCTGAAAAAATGTTTGAAGAAATAAAAGCATTAAATGAAAAAATAGCAAATTTGAATAATATGTTTTTGAAAAAAATTCAAAGTATGGAGTTTGAAAAAAATGTAGTAAATGATCTTCATAAAGAATTACAAGGATATAAAGACGATCTTTATTTCAAATTGATAAAACCTACTTTAATGGATTTAATTGATATGAAAAATAGTTTTAAAAGAGGAATTGAAAACTTTTCACAAAAAACTGAAGCAGAAAAAATTAATTTCTTAGAAACTTTTATCTTTGAAATTGATACGATTTTGGAAAAAAATGATATAGAGATTTATGAAACTGATATAACAAATGAACAAAATTTTAATGTTAAAAAACAAAAAATAATAGAAAAAATAGAAACAGATAAGAAAGAAAATCATGGAAAAGTTTTTAAAGTAAAAAGTAATGGTTATATTTACAAAGGGAAAGTAATTTCACCTGAAAAAGTGGAAGTTTATGTTTATAATGAAAAAGCTAAAGAAGAATTGAAGGGAGAATAA
- a CDS encoding Hsp70 family protein: MSKYVFGIDLGTTYSCIAYVDDRGIAQIIKNSDGNTTTPSVVAFDGKTITVGEAAKEEAVLKPNETVSLVKSKMGKTDTVIKYNGKNISPEEVSSYILKKIANDASEQLSEPVKDVVITCPAYFGTAERMATKKAGEIAGLNVLEIISEPTAAALDYGCAETHDDKTILVYDLGGGTFDVTIMRITSDRIEVICSDGDHDLGGKNWDALLMRYILKEFEEKNGSVELDASSQQDLRLKVEKLKKQLSSKPQASSMIDINGKRQVMKLNRDEFDSITNTLLSQTLNKTEEAIKVARSKGYDQIDEILLVGGSTRMPQVKNALSEKYGEDKIKVFDPDEAVAKGAAIHAVNVYVKNQKALEDKTFISSERKNDLNPNDYEEDLKVDERSMSVGGAQREIIMATTKSFAVKVTHEDKTEECVNMIIKNEPMKEGFIEVSDEFYTLFRNQATVNIQIYENDYMDKKFDVDEEFFLGNAILELPKNLPAGSPIQITMKLSGEGILEVTGLDKVENNKVNVKMETKGVMSDEKFEEVKEKVKGMTVL; encoded by the coding sequence ATGTCAAAATATGTATTTGGAATAGATTTGGGAACAACTTACTCTTGTATAGCTTATGTGGATGATAGAGGAATAGCACAAATAATTAAAAATAGTGATGGGAATACTACAACTCCATCAGTGGTAGCATTTGATGGAAAAACTATAACAGTAGGAGAGGCTGCAAAAGAAGAAGCGGTATTGAAGCCTAATGAAACAGTGTCATTGGTAAAATCAAAGATGGGAAAAACAGATACTGTAATTAAATATAATGGAAAAAATATATCACCAGAAGAAGTTTCATCATATATTTTGAAAAAAATAGCTAATGATGCTTCAGAACAATTGTCAGAACCAGTTAAAGATGTTGTAATAACTTGTCCAGCATATTTTGGAACTGCAGAGAGAATGGCTACTAAAAAAGCTGGAGAAATTGCCGGGTTAAATGTATTAGAAATTATTAGTGAACCGACAGCTGCAGCTTTAGATTATGGATGTGCAGAAACACATGATGATAAGACTATTTTAGTTTATGACCTTGGTGGTGGAACTTTTGATGTGACAATTATGAGAATAACTTCTGATAGAATAGAAGTTATCTGCTCTGACGGAGATCATGATTTAGGTGGAAAAAACTGGGATGCATTATTAATGAGATATATTTTAAAAGAATTTGAAGAAAAGAATGGATCTGTTGAACTTGATGCAAGTTCTCAGCAAGATTTAAGATTAAAAGTTGAGAAATTAAAAAAGCAGTTAAGTTCGAAGCCACAGGCTAGCAGTATGATTGACATTAATGGTAAAAGGCAAGTCATGAAGTTAAACAGGGATGAATTTGACAGTATAACTAATACTTTATTGAGTCAAACTTTAAACAAGACAGAAGAAGCAATAAAAGTTGCAAGAAGTAAAGGATATGATCAAATTGACGAGATACTTTTAGTAGGTGGATCAACTAGAATGCCACAAGTTAAAAATGCATTATCTGAAAAATATGGAGAAGATAAAATTAAAGTATTTGATCCAGATGAAGCTGTAGCAAAAGGAGCAGCAATTCATGCAGTAAATGTTTATGTAAAAAATCAAAAAGCTCTTGAAGATAAAACTTTTATTTCTTCAGAAAGAAAAAATGATTTGAATCCTAATGATTATGAAGAAGACTTAAAAGTTGACGAGAGATCAATGAGTGTTGGTGGAGCTCAAAGAGAAATAATTATGGCGACAACAAAGAGTTTTGCTGTAAAAGTTACACATGAAGATAAAACTGAAGAATGTGTAAATATGATTATAAAAAATGAGCCTATGAAAGAAGGATTTATAGAAGTTTCAGATGAGTTTTATACTTTATTTAGAAATCAGGCAACTGTAAATATACAAATATATGAAAATGATTATATGGATAAAAAATTTGATGTAGATGAAGAATTTTTTCTTGGAAATGCAATATTAGAATTACCTAAAAATCTTCCTGCTGGTTCACCAATTCAAAT